acgaaacaaaaaaaatagtgcTTCTAATCTACACAATGTCATCTTCTCTAGTAAACCATGATTGATCTATTGACTTTGTATTTTGTTTAAATCATGGAAGACACAAAATTGTCTCTTGGAAAGCACAACAATTTACACCGGCTTGGAAAGCATAACAATTTACACCGAAAAGCACAACAATTTACACCGGaaagcacaacaatgtgctctggaagacTCAACAATGTGCACTTCAAGGCAAaataatatgcacttgaagacaCAATAATGTGTTCTGAAAACCTCAACAATGTGCACTCTAAGGCAAAACAGTACAATATGCACTTCGAAAGCACAACTAACAATGTCTagaaggcacaacaatatgcTCTAGATGGCTCAACAATTTGCTttgcaagaagaaaaaaatgcattgagacaaaaaaaaaaattaacttacacaaaatgACTATAACGCCACATTCTTGATATGAAATTCTCTTTATACATGAGAAAGAatagaatcatatatatatatgattctatTCTTTCTCATGTATAAAGGGAATTTCATATCAAGAATGAGACTTAACCTTCCTTGATGCAATGGACCAAGAAAAATGACTTCAATGGCCACCAAAGTTTAGGACAATAGATTGAACACGGAAGCATAAATTATTCCTCTTTTTCTACAGTTTCTCAAGACAAAAACCAATATTAgcaattttaatgaaatttttttacgTTAATTAGCACAAACCAAATCTTAAAAGCTTTACTAGCATCAAATAATTTATACATGCTTTAGGAATACTTGAGAGTAGGGGAGATAAGTTGACGTATACCTAAACATCATGTGGATGATGATAGCTTTCATGCACTAGGGTTGGCAAGTTTACTATGACATTATGCAAATCAAGGatgacttcattttttttactcTATAATTCGAAGAAAACAAAACGATTAAATGAGTAAAGGAAAACAGAATCTTTCTTCATTTAAAATACTATATAATTCGTATAGTACATACTATAAAAAACCTATCTATAAAGCAAAACCTTAAAGATGGAGTTGAAGGAAAAGAAATGAAGTGTAAGCATGAGATTTCACAATATAGTAGGTTAGGTACTAGGTAGTACTCGAAGAATATTGCATCTATCTGCAATCAAGATCAGAAAAGCCACATTATTAAAGACGAATAAACTTCAAATTAACACGCAATAAACAAATAAAGGTTGTTAGTCCTAGTCTCCTAGAATATCTTTTCTACAAAATATTGACTATACAAGTGTATGTGCGGTAAAACAAACACATATTGTTATaattgttggaaaatagcataaaatggtaTTTTAAGCGGCTATTGGTTtgagttcttcgtagttagacgaagaaaTTGACATATTGTAGGCTCagaacggataatgggtgaatgagaaattggttctcaaagttgacccattggAATTGGAAAATGGAGGAAAAAGCTTTAAAGCAGCTTTTGTCTTACACTGGTTTGGGGAGTGGATTTGCACcattatttatacaagagtcttaGGCTTGTTGAATTGTACAGCAAAGAGGCTCTTTCTCGCCCGCAGAAGTGCAAATCACGCGGAATTGGTGTGATCAAAGCCTTGTTCTAGTTCGACACCTTTCTTTGCAAGTTTCATAATTTGAGTGCTCCTCGTAGCTTGTTTTATCCAGCCTTTTCGtttcttgtgcttgttatttttacagaaatattattttcttagtAATATTTCGTAACATTAATTTACAACAAATAATGCTAGTCGTCAACTTTGCACTAGTGTATGTGTAGTCATAACCATTTAATTTGAAGGTGTCGTATAATCGAACTTTGTCAAATAGTTAAAAGCCTTCCTTAGGTTAAATTTTCTTTAGTGACGAGGAAAACTCACAAATATTACTCGATAATGTGTAATGATGGATAAATCTCAATCTTATGTAACTAATAATCGACAAACAACACACATAAGAGGTAAATTAACCGCACAAGAAAGATTTGATGGGACAAACTCGAACAAGCTATAAGGGTATTGGTAAGAAATTGCTTAATTAGGTTAATCTTTGAGATATATGTAAGGAGTTGCGTTGTAACAAAatactacatatatatgtagtaCAATAGTAGAAGCAGAAGTTGATGAGTAGTGCACGCAAATGCTTCAACTTACATCACCAACaacattacattaaaaaaaaaaaaaacattaatttcttcaattctctaCCTAAGACTTTGCCACATTCACTTGTTCATTGCCACTTTCAATCTCAATGCAATTTTCATAGCTAGGGGAAGAAGCTGGCACCACTACAGCACTGAAATGTTCATTAGAAGAATAAGATGATGGCACCACAACCGCCCCTTCTTCTGCTATTAGCTGACCTAAACTTTTCACCGTATTCGATTTAATCGAGTTTTTCATTTCCATATTCTTCCCCCATAGGAATAGATACAATCCCGCTATGATCAAAGTCATCCCGATCAAACTGCAATTGCACATATGTCCCAATTAAAAGTTCGAATTGCGGGAAATAAAAATGTAACAGAAACGACACTCGACCTTCCAACTGAAATAGATGCGCCTAGAAAAATGAATTCCATGATGGCCACCGCAATGAGGGAGAGTGGGTTGAACATGGAAGGATAAGTTGGTCCTGTTTTAGAAATCGCCCAAGATATTAAGCAAAACGTTGCAGCTGTCGCCAATGTACCCTGTcacaaacattttattaatttttcctcGTACTATAACCTTGAACTAAACCAAAATATATGCAGataaaacaatatattacttaccgaataaaaaatagtaattagTTGCAAGTTCCATCCCAGTTTCCATGACTCCTTGTTTCtgttgttgcgcccgcggaagtgggatagatcagattgcaacaataatttgagaaagaaaaataaatgaggcacagattttacgtggaaaacccctaaacaaattagggtaaaaaccacgggcaagggtagaagaatttcactatgagaaaataggagttacaaccactctctaactaacaaggagaaaacaaggataattctctcttgctaggaaggagaaatacactcaacaaactctctaatatctctagtatatgagggaagaatagaatgatttgggatgactagaatgacaaaatgacctccctatttatagttgtagatttggggtcattttgtaattagcctaaaatgtaaggaccaaacaataaatattttgttcaacaaagtttggctacctaacattcttgttcaaagttggcaacttcctaatttggctgctgcatggatgttgcctaactccatttgccgacaatctcccacttgaagattagattgtaacaatcatatcttcacaccattctttctaccttgcactttccatgtcgcttacatctctatcaggccacaggaagatcgacaccaagtaaacttatcaacattgattacctttgttaggaaatctgctacgttgtccgtggtatggattttctgcaaatctactgtcccttcttccaccttctctcggatgaaatggtactgcactcgtatgtgtttcgtccttgaatgaaatgcaggattccttgctagatgcaaggcactctgactgtcacaaaacaaagagacaaactcttgtttgtgcccgagctcctccaatagcattttcaaccaaattgcttctttactggcttgtgtagctgctacgtattctgcttctgttgttgacgtagccacaactgcttgcagttttgaaacccagcttacagctccaccagcaactttgaacacatatcctgtcgtagatttacttttatccaaatcccctgcatagtcagaatccacatacccgttgataagaaagtctgatcctccataacataatgcaacatctgaggtccccttgatgtatcttaggaccctcttcacacagttccaatgctctctgcctggattcgccatgtaccgactaactactcccactgcttgcgcaatgtctggtcttgtacatatcatagcgaacattagactccccaccgctgatgcatacggtactcgagacatctccatcctcccttcttcattgctaggactcatacttgaggatactttgagattaataggaagaggggtagaaattggcttacaatcttgcatgctgaaacgtgacaagattttctttaaataattcttttgagaaagccaaatcttcctattacctctgtctcggtgaatttgcatccctagaatcttgtttgctggtcccaagtccttcatttcgaattccctagccagttgtgccttcaattcatcaatgtgatctttgttggggcctgcgaccaacatgtcatctacatacaacagcaatataacaaagttattttttccaaacctcttgaaatatgcacaagggtctgcattcagtctgttgtatccaaggcacatgatgaaggaatcaaatctcttataccaacaccttggcgcctgctttaaaccgtacagagatttgttcaacctgcaaaccaagttctgattctctttgtcttcaaatccttcaggctggagcatatatatctcttcttcaagatctccatgaagaaaagccgttttcacatctagctgctctagatgtaagttgaatgtagcacacatcgccaaaactacacgaactgttgttagtcgaaccacaggtgaaaatatttcattgaaatcaataccttctttctgagcatatcccttcaccaccagtcttgcacgataccgctccacttgatcgtcaccattccttttgattttgaagacccatttgttaccaattggcttccttccttgtggtagtggcacaagttcccatgtattatttttatggagagcttctatttcttcctgcattgctgccgtccattgagaaacatctgagctgtttatcgcctcctgaaaggttgatggctcaccatcctctgttagaaggcagtatgcaacattcccttccataacataatctgagtgccaagtgggacgtcttctttcacggtctgattgacgagttgttggagctctagagcgttctggttctggttcctcgtgcgccggttctgcttcagaagaatcttgttcaaattcctcctctacctgtatctgagtagtttctggcttttccttttccgtgctatcatcaacttctcctctttgtagcctgtcctctacaaagataacatcccTGCTNTtccttgaggtcatgtgatatgtggctcccgagtctatgagccatatatccgcgaacctttttctgccttccctggctattgatgcttcacaacagagagcacttccatcatctgaggtacttgcaacatttccttgaggattggaattttgagctaaattccaacaatctttcttcaggtgacccttctttccacagttgtaacactttaaattcttcttacttgattttgatctatcacgaccactgctttggccacgttctgttgaccttcctctcatcaccgTTAACGCCTCTGCCTGTTGCAGATTAACTTGTATGTCCTCCTTGTTCTtgcgccgactttcttcttcaagaaccgcagctgcaacatcatcgaagattagatagtctgtaaggatgttgtttgttaagttgatgatgagctgatcatacgaatcaggtagactctgaagtagaagttccgcacgctcctgtggctctattttacagcttagagatgtaagctgggaaaatagagtattcagcgtatttaagtgttccgtcactgaagtagattctgacatacgaagagtatataatttcctcttaaggaaaattttgttgtgcagtgacttggcctcgtacaaccggttgaggtgatcccaaatctccttggccgtcttcttctcctcgacgcttgacaatactccatctgctattgataggtatagatccgccatagcatcctcgttcatctcactccattttttgtcatcagtaaaatccaccggcctttcactgatagctgctagacagttgtctttcctcaggatagccttcaccttcaatttccacaatgagaaatttttcccattgaatttttcaatctcaaatttcgctgccatattgttcttgaaacaaattctgaacaatatatctgaaggctctgataccaattgttgcgcccgcggaagtgggatagatcagattgcaacaataatttgagaaagaaaaataaatgaggcacagattttacgtggaaaacccctaaacaaattagggtaaaaaccacgggcaagggtagaagaatttcactatgagaaaataggagttacaaccactctctaactaacaaggagaaaacaaggataattctctcttgctaggaaggagaaatacactcaacaaactctctaatatctctagtatatgagggaagaatagaatgatttgggatgactagaatgacaaaatgacctccctatttatagttgtagatttggggtcattttgtaattagcctaaaatgtaaggaccaaacaataaatattttgttcaacaaagtttGGCTACCTAACATTCTTGTTCAAAGTTGGCAACTTCCTAATTTGGCTGCTGCATGGATGTTGCCTAACTCCATTTGCCGACATCTGTCAATGCATAGACCTATTACCAAGCTTTGAAACGTTGCAATCATGCTTACAACCGTGGTCGCAGAGTACATGTACGGGAACTTCTTGAACGACTTGGCCTTCATGACGAAAACATTTAAGATAAAGATTATGTACTTAGGTTTATAATATTAAAGGgtgaatttcatttttagtcactttttatcataacattcacatttggtcttaatattattgtgatatgaccattttttgtcattcgtcaacaaaatcgttaaaatatcattaaatataaaGGCAATTTTGATcgtttttatacaaagtgagttgacccgctatatttttatgtttaatttttttttgaaaaaatatgtaattgaagactgaaatgcctttgtatttaacagcATTacaattgttttgttgatagatgactaaaaatggtcatgtgataataatactaggactaaatgtgaatattttgataaaaaaaaggactaaaaatgaactgtcacatataaatttatgataaaaaatggaattaattctAATCTTAAATGTGAGTTTTTTACACTTTTAGTTTCACAACATTGAGATCATTTTCACATTCGGTCTgcaattattaattttcatacTTTTAGTCTCACggcttttaaatttttgtcacatttgatCCTTTTGACCCAATTTCCAGTCATCAGTGACTTATCTTACGtgacaaagtttttttttttttttcttaaatctcTCTGAGAGGCgacaaaaaatgacaattttgtttttcaagaTAACCATTTACTTTAAAATTGGTCACCAGTGACAAAAATAAAGTCGAAGGAACCAAATATGAGAAAATCAATGATTGGGGACTAAATGCATGTGTAAATAGTCTTATAATCGTAAGAACAAAAGCAAGAAAAACTCTGTTAAATAGTCATAGATTTAATACCTGTATGATGAACCAGAAACCATAACTTAGGCAACTGCACACCAGAAATATAGTGCCACGTTTCCAGTTTGGTTTCATCACTTGATGAGCGGCTGCAACTGCTTGAAGCTTGGCGTTAGTATGGGAGAAATGGAAGGTTTTGCCTTTGTACGATGCAATGGTCAACGCTCCGGCAAGACAAATCATTGCACCCATGAGTTTGACTTTCCCACCCTTAGTATTCAACCTCAACTTTTCTACACTTTAACATCCAACACAAATGATGTCATTATTATGTCTAATAAAAAGTTCATTTCACTTTTTGTTATCATTCGATTGTagtcatatttttatttttgtttttcgaTTTTAAGTTGTTGATTTGACTTTTGAAAtatgtttcatttttaatctaataaagtattcaaattaaaatatcctTTAATGTAATACAGTAAAATCCACTTTTAATTCTacgagtttgatttttttttgttctttttttttttttttttttacttttggtgCATGCGCACTTACTAAAATTGCTATTATAGGTGCATGACCTTTGCTCTTTCCCACTTTTGATCTTTCTGGTGAAATTTCATCAAATATTATCACATGATTTGTGAATTATCAAAGTTTAGTGACAAAAATGTCTAATCACATGATATGGTTTCAAAAAATGTATgtgcggtttttttttttttttcaaaaaattaaaattggtcATTTGGAAGACATAACAAGATTTGGTGGGATCTCATTTGAATCTCCCACCCAGAGGATcatcaaaattgaataataagcAAAAGTCGTGCACCTTAACAAATTTCATAGTTTTGTAACAATAGTGAGAATGCCACCAAAAAGTGACAAAAGCTCTTTTACAAACATGGTGACATTTTGTGTACTTtcaactaaaaatgaaatattttttatatagtaaaaaattataactaaatCGAATAAAAATTGATGACCATGCCAGGAGTAAAAACATTTCTATAATTGAAAGGTCAAAAGTataacaacaatatatataaccCCACTACTTTATATAATGCTACAACAAAGAACAAAAATCATACCGGAAAATTATTGAGGTGGCAAACGTAACTATTGGGATTAGGTTGAGGAAGTTTGATGCATATGTTGCGGTTGTGTCTCGAAGACCAAAGTAAAAGAATCCCATAGCCAAAGATATCCTGTCAAGCGGAGGCAATGTATTGTAAGCATTacgttaattaattaaagaattatcAATATCAGTCTGCAGTACAGACGGTTCAATTgatttttaaatagtaataaattATAGACAAAAATTATCAATATCATCATCACTAAAAGTTAGCCAACAGTAACAAATTTAATGAAGAATTATAACCGGTGGCAAAGAATCCTTAATATTATCGCTTAACAAGCGTCAAACAAATGACCGATGCTTGTGGAATATTAGATTGTTGTCACATACGTACGTATACCTAAACATCATGTGGATGCTATTAGCTTAGGGTTGGCAACTTTAACttggtttcaactttcaacagTAGTAATTCTAGCTATTTATAAAGTTGCGTTTTACCAAacatgaaaattatatatatgactcGTTCATTTCATCAAATTTCAACCAATTATTATTGTCGTTTGGTGTATTTTAGTctatttctatttaaaataatagACAATTGTGCGTTTATTAAGTCAGAAGTACGtaattcaaaattgaattacttgactctattttatgacaaaataataatattatattatattcagtGTGCCGGGCACAGTTTAACATGAGTCCACTAAACTAAAATAAGTTAATAAGTTTTGCTGTTTGTAACggagtcaataatactaaaaaaaattcagttGAAAAGCAATAAATTCAGTTtgtgaaagaaaaaaatgagaatTGGTTGACTAAATACAATTTACATGATTAGCTATTTTCGAAAGTTATTTTGGTACTTACTAAATTAAACTGACCAATTATTATATTACCTCAATTCTTATATTGCCTACCAACTTATGAAAATATCCAAAAATACATAGAAATATAGAATTATGGCCTAATCAAATTAAAACCTAtccaaaataaaagaattatcCCAATCAAACCTCTTTaaaccatttttcttttttgagaagCAACAAATGAtgtaggacaaaaaaaaaaaagaagtggtGACAGCTTTTATGTTGCTGATGAAAATGGTTTCCAAATTTgagattatataatatttaactatcttatatgataatatatacttttattaactaaattatttgtaatattatatttaaatttaaattatatatatagaaaaacgTTTTGTTCCCCCACCTCCTTAAAAATTTCTGACATAACTTATAATCATTGAATATTATAAATTGATTGACCTCATTAACTTgttataataacaaaatcatCACATAAAAAGTTGTATGCCATATTCAATTGGTTGACCTCATTAAATTGTTATAATAACTAAATCATCACATAAAAAGTTTTATGTCaagagaaattttttaaaagaaaaaatttgaagAGGTGAGTAACATTactgatacataaaaatataaaaatttaaacgATCTCAAATAgccataatattaattattataaaagcaaaaatgtatataatcttttatttctttacttgaAATACTCAAATTAGTAATCAAATGGAATTAAAACATTTGTCGAAATGAATTCAAGATCCACATGCATTTGTACGagcaaagaaaggaaaatatgaGTATGAACTTTCATGAGTGGAGTTGGTTACGTACCCAGATAATGCAACCAAGAACAGCCACATCAGAACAGACAAGCTCAATTTCTTCAGGCTCTCCCTGCACTCTCGTATATACACAACAAACAAACATTAAACATTAcattaaagaaaggaaaaaagcaAAACAGAAAGTGCAGGCTACGAAATACCACTAAAATCTGGGTAATTTTTTcggtcattaaaaaaaaaaaactttttttttctgaatGCTACTGATTcgattacattgtagtatctgtttatctatagcttttcaacctattgaagcaaatctcatgacctctcatacGAGAGAGTCATTACACGCCATCTGAGCACAGAAtgcttggaaaaaaaaaaaaaacctaaaatttGTATATCACCTTTCCCAGAAGAAAGCGAAGGGGGCGACACAGAGAGTAGCGACGATGTGGCGATAAGTCATGAGAGCGTAGACGAAGGTTCCCTGTCCGAGGATAACCTTAGACAGAAGTTGCAAACCTGCGGCGACAGCCTGGACAAGTAACATCCCCAGCAACACACGAAAACCGCCGCCGCCCTCCATTTTCACTTCGATTCTTCTACACGACGGAGGGCCCTCTCACCTCGCTGCGCTGGGTCGCCGCAAACTTTTTTGGATATATATGTCaaattttcgattttttttagaaatatttttttatgaaagaaaaGTGTAAGAAGAGACGGACAAACACTTTATTTGATGCGTATTGTAATATAGAAATTGAATGCGAATCCGCTATTTCATTGATTCCCTCTTAACCTCTCCCTCTCCTCATATAGGAATTTTTACAATATAGTACGTAGTATTTAAAACAATCACGCATTTACATAATCTAATGAAACCGTtgctaataatatttaattttaagaattttCTATCTCAAAATGCAGCAACTCGGAGAAGcaattttgttaattagttaGAGACTTGGAGGGCTAAGAGCAACGCCAATAGTTGtagtttttgagaagtttttgcaTGTGTAATTAAGAAAGTGAAGATGTAACCgagggaaaaaagaaaaaaaatctaaatctggaaaaaaaattttacaacATGTGCGCGAGAGTTATGCCTCATGCGAGGCAGAATGCCTTGTCTTCTTTCTTGGTGGGGCTCACAAAGCAAAACCTTGGTCCTTCAGCAAAATGACCAAGGTTCTTCTCTCTCTGTCCTTCATCTCAGCTTGGCCTCCTCAACACCCTACCCAGaatgcattgatgggatgcccTAAGTCCATCCTCCAAACAATTAGGCAAGcataagaaaatgaaattggaCCTTCATTAGGagtagtgttgcaaaaatctcgcctaGGTACTAATTAATCGGCGTCTAAGCGCTAGACATCGGTCGGCCACCTAGCATATCACCATAATCCTTGATCTAGGTGGACAACAAGGCCTCCTAGGCCACCTAGTCGGCTAATTAGCTATAGttcgatcttttttttttaaaggttattTCATTCAAAGCGAAataccctaaattgttcaaactctagatgttttttgggttaatatttaatattttagtattaacaattaaagtattaaatagtttataattatttgtatttaaaaaattttaaaaaatttcaaaaaaaaaaaatacacgggcgcctaggtgTCCCCGAGCACCTAGCGATTTATTCAAC
This portion of the Ipomoea triloba cultivar NCNSP0323 chromosome 5, ASM357664v1 genome encodes:
- the LOC116019450 gene encoding WAT1-related protein At4g01440-like, producing the protein MEGGGGFRVLLGMLLVQAVAAGLQLLSKVILGQGTFVYALMTYRHIVATLCVAPFAFFWERESLKKLSLSVLMWLFLVALSGISLAMGFFYFGLRDTTATYASNFLNLIPIVTFATSIIFRVEKLRLNTKGGKVKLMGAMICLAGALTIASYKGKTFHFSHTNAKLQAVAAAHQVMKPNWKRGTIFLVCSCLSYGFWFIIQAKSFKKFPYMYSATTVVSMIATFQSLVIGLCIDRNKESWKLGWNLQLITIFYSGTLATAATFCLISWAISKTGPTYPSMFNPLSLIAVAIMEFIFLGASISVGSLIGMTLIIAGLYLFLWGKNMEMKNSIKSNTVKSLGQLIAEEGAVVVPSSYSSNEHFSAVVVPASSPSYENCIEIESGNEQVNVAKS